A window of the Nitrosopumilus ureiphilus genome harbors these coding sequences:
- a CDS encoding peptidase, whose product MFPALLSLTFDNVYGHGVGSETFPPVELDGRLVTLEISSSKSDPNTNGDQQISISLIDFDSKITLRDVTFLIKSQRGEQFLFEQEFKADNGFLVFNFVSEERDSIIIEEDNGGNLFGSLLGLESRMVHVKGPKLSEGGLYKFDITILTTDGYSKKLAEPLVFNAGISIAQTTQFDFVDQNFGEQFIQVISYYDEISNFQYDSNSREIRFSMPFEWSQSNINQTSVVHEELVIPKNFGDLLVSGFEMYINDVKISEDVVNIDDFFSDGRVVHFIIYQRELLNVFANNPNQNGMDFTIKPDRNYTHLSSVTENGQFRVLVSWEPENLKSNSNAKIIFDITDIFLKNRPVATHYEFSMTQNDKIIFEQSGISSDSKEKHNVAEFKIPQDVTEIAYLNFKNLDNNNLAKSTIPIIIDRITNEDEISIPDWIRNNALWWSEQQIDDNTFIQGIQYLIKNKIIVIPQTQQESSTSQEIPPWIRNNAAWWSDGIIDDDSFIQGIQFLIKEGILQISS is encoded by the coding sequence ATGTTTCCAGCTCTGCTTTCATTAACATTTGATAATGTGTACGGTCATGGAGTTGGAAGTGAAACTTTTCCTCCTGTAGAACTAGATGGTCGACTTGTTACTTTGGAGATTTCATCTTCAAAAAGTGATCCCAATACAAATGGTGATCAACAAATATCAATTTCACTAATTGACTTTGATTCAAAAATCACACTTAGAGATGTTACTTTTTTGATAAAATCGCAACGTGGTGAACAATTTCTGTTTGAACAAGAATTCAAAGCTGATAATGGATTCTTAGTTTTTAATTTTGTATCAGAAGAACGTGATTCTATAATAATTGAAGAAGATAACGGAGGAAATCTGTTTGGTTCATTATTGGGTCTTGAAAGTAGAATGGTTCATGTTAAAGGACCAAAACTTAGTGAAGGTGGCCTATACAAATTTGATATTACAATACTTACCACCGATGGGTATTCTAAAAAATTAGCAGAACCTCTAGTTTTCAATGCAGGAATCTCCATTGCACAAACGACTCAATTTGATTTTGTTGATCAAAACTTTGGTGAGCAATTCATCCAGGTAATTTCATATTATGATGAAATTTCAAATTTTCAATATGATTCCAATTCAAGGGAAATTAGATTCTCTATGCCTTTTGAATGGAGCCAATCTAACATTAATCAAACATCTGTAGTCCATGAGGAGCTTGTAATTCCAAAAAACTTTGGTGATTTACTAGTATCAGGATTTGAAATGTACATTAATGATGTTAAGATTTCTGAGGATGTTGTAAACATTGATGATTTTTTTTCTGATGGACGTGTAGTACACTTTATCATATATCAGAGAGAACTACTGAATGTATTTGCAAATAATCCAAATCAAAATGGAATGGATTTTACAATAAAACCAGACCGTAATTACACTCATTTAAGCTCAGTTACTGAAAATGGACAGTTTAGAGTTTTAGTTTCTTGGGAGCCGGAGAATCTAAAATCCAACTCTAATGCAAAAATAATTTTTGATATTACTGATATTTTCTTAAAGAATAGACCTGTTGCAACACACTATGAATTTTCAATGACTCAAAATGACAAAATTATTTTTGAGCAAAGTGGAATTAGTAGTGATTCAAAGGAAAAACACAATGTTGCAGAATTTAAGATTCCTCAAGATGTTACAGAAATTGCATATTTGAATTTCAAAAATTTAGATAATAACAATCTAGCAAAATCAACAATTCCAATAATAATTGATAGAATAACTAATGAAGATGAAATTTCAATTCCTGATTGGATTAGAAATAATGCATTATGGTGGTCTGAACAACAAATAGATGATAATACTTTCATTCAAGGAATTCAATATTTAATAAAAAATAAAATTATTGTCATTCCACAAACACAACAAGAATCATCAACATCTCAGGAAATTCCTCCATGGATTAGAAATAATGCTGCATGGTGGTCCGATGGTATTATTGATGATGATTCCTTTATCCAGGGTATTCAATTTCTCATAAAAGAAGGTATTTTACAAATTTCAAGCTGA